CCAAAGACAACGGCTCTACGGCTCTGATGATTATGATGGTGTCTATTGCTGTTTTAATCATCGGTCAGCTGAACTGGAAATATGTCGCGGGATTCATTTCTGCAGCGTTTATTGCCGGGGCAATGTTCATTATTGTAGCACTGAATACCAATATGATCGGCGGAAACCGTGTTCATACATGGATGAGCCGTATAGAAACCTTCACCACGGCGAAAACAAAACCTTCAGAAATTGAATCTGAGGAAATGAAGGCAAAAAATTACCAGGTAATGCAGGCCAAAGCCGCCATTGTACACGGGGGAATCACAGGCATGGGACCAGGCAAAAGCGCCTTGAAACAGATGTTGCCACAGTCAGCATCCGATTTCATCTTTGCAATTATTGTTGAAGAATATGGATTTATCGGTGCATTTTTCCTCATCACACTTTACCTGATTATGATTATCCGTATTGTGATGATAGCCAGTAAAATGCCGGCGTTTTTCGGATCGCTGCTGGTTTTGGCGATGGGGCTGATGATTTTCGTGCAGCTTGCTGTGAACATTGCCGTTGCGGTGAATTTAATTCCAGTTACCGGACAACCTTTGCCACTGATAAGTTATGGCGGGACATCGATGCTAGTCACCTATTTCCAGTTGGGAATTGTGCTGAATGTAAGTTCCAGAATTCAGGTTTATGATGAGGAAGGAATGGGCAAAAAACAAAGTATTGAAGAGATAAACGATATCGCGTAAATGAACAGAAAATTAAAAATTTTAATGAGCGGCGGCGGAACCGGCGGACACATCTTTCCGGCGGTGGCGATTGCAGACGAGATCAAGAAAAGGTTTCCGGATGCCGAATTTCTGTTCATCGGAGCCATTGGAAAAATGGAAATGGAAAAAGTTCCGCAGGCAGGCTATAAAATTGAAGGACTGAACATTGCAGGCTTCCAGCGGGGCAATATTTTAGCCAACTTTAAACTCCCCTTCAAAGCAATTGCAAGTGTTTTGAAAGCAAAAAATCTGGTGAAAAAATTCAAACCGGATTTTGCGGTGGGAACCGGCGGCTTTGCGAGCGGACCTGCGCTGTATGCGGCGGCAAGTCTGGGTATTCCTACTTTTCTTCAGGAGCAGAATGCGCATGCAGGGGTAACGAATAAATTTCTGAGTAAAAAGGCAAAAGCGGTTTTTACGGCTTTTCCCAATGTGAATGGCTTCCCGCCAGAAAAAATTAAGTTTTTAGGGAACCCAATCCGGCAAAATATTGCGGACGGACTGATTGATGCCAAAACCGCGAAAGAAAAATTGGGCTTCAACCCTTATAAACTCACAATTCTTTCGGTTGGCGGTTCCTTAGGTTCGCGGACTTTGAACAATGCCTGGAAAGAAAATTTGGAGAAAGTTTTAGAGAAAGATTATCAGCTTATTTGGCAGACCGGGCGCTTAGATTACCAAAATTTGCTGAAGGAGACACAGGCTCAAACTTCAAACCCAGATACTGGAATCCACCTGAAGGAATTTATTGCCGATATGGCGCTGGCATATTCCGCGGCGGATGTTATTGTTTCCAGAGCCGGTGCGATTGCCATTTCCGAATTGGCGGTGGCACAGAAACCGGTGCTTTTGGTACCGTTCCCGTTTGCCGCAGAAGACCATCAAACCGTAAATGCGATGAGTCTGGTTGAAAAAAATGCAGCGAGAATGGTGAAAGATTCCGAAATGAAAGAAAAATTCTGGCCCACTTTGATGGTAATCACGGGAAGTGAAACCTTGGGAAAGGAAATGTCAGAAAACATGAAATTCTTCGCAAAACCAAACGCAGCGAAAGAAATTGTAGATGAAATAATTAAAGCTGTACAACTGTAAAAGTATTAGGCATTATGTGCATTTCACTTTGTACATAATACATAACAACAATAAATGATAAATTTAGACACATATCAAAACTTCTATTTCGTTGGCATTGGCGGCATTGGGATGAGTGCTTTGGCGCGTTATTTCCACGCTTCCGGCAAGAAAGTTCTGGGCTACGACAAAACGGAAACCAAACTTACTTCAGCCTTGATGTCCGAAGGAATTGATATTGTTTTTGAAGATAAAATTGATGAAAGAATTACCGGGCTCGACAAAGAAACTACCCTGGTTATTTACACGCCGGCCATCAAAGTGTTGGGAATTCTTGATTATTTCAGTCAAAACGGATTTACCGTTCTGAAGCGTGCAAAAGTCCTTGGCCTTATCACCGAAAATACTGAGTGCATCGCTGTTGCAGGAACTCACGGGAAAACAACGACTTCAACTTTGGTGGCGCATCTTTGCCTGGTGGCGGATTTGCCTTTCTCATGTTTTTTAGGCGGAATTTCTGAGAATTTTAAATCAAATTTCCTGTACAACGGAAATCAATATTCAGTGCTGGAAGCCGACGAATACGACCGAAGTTTCCTGAATTTGTCACCGGACTGGGCGATTATCACGTCAAATGATGCCGATCATCTGGATATTTACGGTGATGTAGCTACCATTGAGAGAGGCTTCAATGAATTTGCGGCGCTGGTTCCGGACAAAGATCAACTTTTTATAAGAAAAGGCATTGATATTGGCCGGGCGGGTAAAACGTATGCAGTGAATGAGGTAGCAGATTATTACTCTGACAATCTGCGTGCGGAGGATGGAATGATGCATTTTGATTTCCACAACGGAAGCCAAACTGTTCCTTTTGAGTGGCATATTCCGGGAATTCATAATGTGGAAAACGCAACGGCGGCCATCGCCATGCTGAATGCCGTTGGGGTTGATTTTGAAACGCTGCAGAAAGGCATCAAATCTTTCAAAGGCATCAAAAGGCGCTACACCATCAACAATTTTGATGGTGGAAAAGTCTATATCGACGATTACGCCCACCACCCAACCGAACTCAATGCGGTAATCGGCTCTATCAGGACGTTTTATCCGGATAAGAAATTATTGGTTGTGTTTCAGCCACATTTGTTCAGCCGGACCAGAGATTTTGCAGAGGGGTTTGCCCAAAGCCTTGAAAACAGCGATGAGCTCCTGCTTTTAGACATTTATCCGGCGCGCGAACTTCAGGAAAACTATCCCGGAATAAGTTCGGATTGGCTTTTGGAAAAAGTAAACCACCAAAAGAAAGAAGTTTCGTCTTTAGGCGAAGCATTTAATAAAATAAAAGAAAAAGATTTTGACATCCTGCTCACCGTCGGCGCCGGAAATATCGATACGCTGTACGACCCGATTGTGGAATGGCTTGGAAATCTGTAAACGCAATGACAAACAAAGATTTTTTGCAACAGCATGAAAATATAAGATAAACCAGGATTCGCTGAAGCGAATTGCAAAGAGACACCAGATGACCGAAAATGACATTTCTAAAATTGTTTTCAATTGTGGATTAAAAATTCACCGGAAACTGGGTGTCGGGCTTTATGAGCGGGTGTATGAGGAATGCTTGATTTATGAACTTCAAAAGGCGGGATTAAATGTTGAGAGACAAAAACACCAGCATATTGAATATGAAGATTTAAAAGTTGAAAACGCGTATAAAATGGATGTTGTAATTGAAAATAAAGTTGTCCTGGAGATTAAATCTGTAGAAAATCTGACAAGTTTTGATAAGGCTCAACTTAAAAACTACCTCAGACTTGGCAATTACAAATTAGGAATGTTATTAAACTTTAACCAAAGATTATTTAAAGACGGAGTTAAAAGAATTGCAAACGGGCTTGACGAAGATTAGTTTAACCTTGTAACCAAGCGAAGCGCTCTTTGTTTATCAAAAAAAAGTAAAAAATTGTAAAAAACCCTAGTCTATCCTTGCGATTATAAAGAAATAATGAAAAACAAGTGGAGAATATTAAAGATCCTTAGCACCGTAATCATTTTCGGGTTTTTGCTGAGTTTTTCATTGAAACGTTTCAATAACGCTTCGATGGAAAAGGTGTCGGTTAATATGGTGTATCCACATAACGATGAAAAAGTATATTTCATTGATGAAAAGGACGTGAAAGACTTCATAAAAAAATCAAATCCAAGCAAAAGAATCGGGGATATCGATATTCCGATGCTGGAAAAAGAAGTCAACAACTTCCCGTCGGTAGACAGCGCCAATGTGTATCTGAATCTTAATGGTAACCTGAACGTAGACATTGTGCAGAAAGTTCCGGCATTCAGATTGAATAAAAACGGACAGGATTTTTATGTGGATAAAAAAGGCTATGAATTCCCGATTTCCAAAAATTATTCGCACCCGTCAATGTTGGTGACGGGCGATGTGAAGAGAGGCGAATATCTAAAACTTGCAGAACTGGTGGAAAAAATTAATAAAGACGATTTCAGCCGCAAGTATTTTATAGGGATTAAAAAAGAAAAGAACAGCTATTATCTGCTTACCAGCGAAGGAAATTTCAGGGTAGAAATCGGTGATCTGGATCATATTGAATTTAAGGTTAAAGGTTTCAAGGCCTTTGTAGAGAAATTTCTGGTTTATCAGGATCCGCAGAAATATTCTAAGGTTTCGGTACGGTACGATAATCAGATTGTGACCACCCTAAATCCAAATTACAAGGAGAACGACAGCATTATCTCCGCGCGGAAAAAAGAATTTGACAAAGCGCCCGAGATTGTACGGAAAAAAGCCCTCGCACAGGCAACGCAGAATAATTCAGTAAAACCCGTTGAAAAAAAGCCTGAAGCTGCCAAACCTGCAGAAAAAAAGGTAGAAAAGAAAACTGAATCCAAAGCCAGGGAAAAACCAAAGGTCACGGAAAAGAAGGAAGAACCGAAAAAGAAAAACACAGATAAAAAGAACTAAAAAAAATCAAATCGACATAAACAAATGGAACATCAGGAGTATTCAGTAGGACTAGACATTGGGACAACCAAGATTGTCGCCATTGTCGGCCGCCGGAACAGCCGCGGGAAAATTGAAGTTCTCGGTCTCGGCAAGGCCAAAAGCCTCGGCGTTCACAAGGGAATTGTGAACAACATTTCGCAGACCATCAGCTCAATAAAAACAGCGGTGGAGGAAGCGCAGAAAAGCGCCGGCGTACCAATTCACAAGGTTACCGTGGGAATTGCGGGCAAGCACATTCGCTCGTTGCAGCACTCGGATTATATCATGCGTGAAAATCCGGACAAATTCATCTGCGATGAGGACATCGAAGCTTTAAAGGAACAGGTAAAAAAATTGGTAATGCTGCCGGGCGAGGAGATTATCCACGTTCTTCCGCAGGAATATAAAGTGGATTCTGAAGGTGAAATTCAGGAACCTATCGGGATGCACGGCAAGCGTCTGGAAGCCAATTTCCACGTGGTTGTGGGGCAGATGGGCAGCATCAGAAACATTGCCAGATGCGTGCGCGAAGCCGGCCTCGAAATGGAGGCCCTG
The sequence above is a segment of the Chryseobacterium taklimakanense genome. Coding sequences within it:
- a CDS encoding FtsW/RodA/SpoVE family cell cycle protein, yielding MNEQYTGESKLEYLKGDKVLWITIILISAFSIFPVYSASSNLEYIVNTGTTTGHLMKHMFFVVLGLAVMRAVGFVKYEHIGKLSAILLGFSILLLVITMFSGQQIDGASASRWLRIPGTPFSFQPSSFAYLMLIIYLCRYLTKKINRERLPIENVIYIFGPILVVFLLVAKDNGSTALMIMMVSIAVLIIGQLNWKYVAGFISAAFIAGAMFIIVALNTNMIGGNRVHTWMSRIETFTTAKTKPSEIESEEMKAKNYQVMQAKAAIVHGGITGMGPGKSALKQMLPQSASDFIFAIIVEEYGFIGAFFLITLYLIMIIRIVMIASKMPAFFGSLLVLAMGLMIFVQLAVNIAVAVNLIPVTGQPLPLISYGGTSMLVTYFQLGIVLNVSSRIQVYDEEGMGKKQSIEEINDIA
- the murG gene encoding undecaprenyldiphospho-muramoylpentapeptide beta-N-acetylglucosaminyltransferase — protein: MNRKLKILMSGGGTGGHIFPAVAIADEIKKRFPDAEFLFIGAIGKMEMEKVPQAGYKIEGLNIAGFQRGNILANFKLPFKAIASVLKAKNLVKKFKPDFAVGTGGFASGPALYAAASLGIPTFLQEQNAHAGVTNKFLSKKAKAVFTAFPNVNGFPPEKIKFLGNPIRQNIADGLIDAKTAKEKLGFNPYKLTILSVGGSLGSRTLNNAWKENLEKVLEKDYQLIWQTGRLDYQNLLKETQAQTSNPDTGIHLKEFIADMALAYSAADVIVSRAGAIAISELAVAQKPVLLVPFPFAAEDHQTVNAMSLVEKNAARMVKDSEMKEKFWPTLMVITGSETLGKEMSENMKFFAKPNAAKEIVDEIIKAVQL
- the murC gene encoding UDP-N-acetylmuramate--L-alanine ligase, encoding MINLDTYQNFYFVGIGGIGMSALARYFHASGKKVLGYDKTETKLTSALMSEGIDIVFEDKIDERITGLDKETTLVIYTPAIKVLGILDYFSQNGFTVLKRAKVLGLITENTECIAVAGTHGKTTTSTLVAHLCLVADLPFSCFLGGISENFKSNFLYNGNQYSVLEADEYDRSFLNLSPDWAIITSNDADHLDIYGDVATIERGFNEFAALVPDKDQLFIRKGIDIGRAGKTYAVNEVADYYSDNLRAEDGMMHFDFHNGSQTVPFEWHIPGIHNVENATAAIAMLNAVGVDFETLQKGIKSFKGIKRRYTINNFDGGKVYIDDYAHHPTELNAVIGSIRTFYPDKKLLVVFQPHLFSRTRDFAEGFAQSLENSDELLLLDIYPARELQENYPGISSDWLLEKVNHQKKEVSSLGEAFNKIKEKDFDILLTVGAGNIDTLYDPIVEWLGNL
- a CDS encoding GxxExxY protein, with the protein product MTENDISKIVFNCGLKIHRKLGVGLYERVYEECLIYELQKAGLNVERQKHQHIEYEDLKVENAYKMDVVIENKVVLEIKSVENLTSFDKAQLKNYLRLGNYKLGMLLNFNQRLFKDGVKRIANGLDED
- a CDS encoding cell division protein FtsQ, whose protein sequence is MKNKWRILKILSTVIIFGFLLSFSLKRFNNASMEKVSVNMVYPHNDEKVYFIDEKDVKDFIKKSNPSKRIGDIDIPMLEKEVNNFPSVDSANVYLNLNGNLNVDIVQKVPAFRLNKNGQDFYVDKKGYEFPISKNYSHPSMLVTGDVKRGEYLKLAELVEKINKDDFSRKYFIGIKKEKNSYYLLTSEGNFRVEIGDLDHIEFKVKGFKAFVEKFLVYQDPQKYSKVSVRYDNQIVTTLNPNYKENDSIISARKKEFDKAPEIVRKKALAQATQNNSVKPVEKKPEAAKPAEKKVEKKTESKAREKPKVTEKKEEPKKKNTDKKN